A region of Anopheles merus strain MAF chromosome 2R, AmerM5.1, whole genome shotgun sequence DNA encodes the following proteins:
- the LOC121590990 gene encoding uncharacterized protein LOC121590990 isoform X2, whose amino-acid sequence MASNQDTPCVTVYHAASRAYKRRLGEMERELRFAWQPHPRIVADRADDVVPLENEADPVPMEGIDALRSVCQNSGEESDSDEMYVEEATSDAPYGDLSFEDGLKMWALQSGLTHRSLNSLLDHLRQHNFQVPHDARAFLSTPAPTAPEIVLTSIAGGQLWYQGIEKCLLSYFRNVQPIQEGFELDFFVDGLPLRKNSRSQFWPILMKIHNEPNTPVMTVAMFCGESQPVFVEEFLRPFVDDMNKLHRTKVIIGARAYWVCPRSIIADVPARAFISGVESRNAYSACMKCTIEGEMEQQRIFFRYDAERQSRNHKDFCEDKYPTHVINPTPLTTMDRCDIIRDLIAAEDVQLIYKGVEAKLMHLWMEGFPGVQCKLTPQQQREVSAHLRLLKLPSDFQHKLRDLRYVPLWKASEYRMFLLVAGFVVLKGRLNEAAYQHFMLLFLAVTFLSTSYHREKWAMADDLLHRFVAAYGNVYSPVLLDSNVHNLLHIHDDVCRFDALNTISASVFQAFLLDLKKLMRSGRCNLVQAVHRVLELQQVHFAKYESSPADEQTVRMVGADTVATVRQGFILRKKFRDQWCMTNLGEVIRYETATKTEGTVIVQGYTFSKQMIAFTEPYLSTEANIYSANMADLDTIVLQSFPTSTLMCKLAAVEMENEGEFMFVPLLHTYIVHK is encoded by the exons ATGGCTTCCAACCAAGACACGCCTTGTGTCACGGTGTACCACGCAGCTTCCCGGGCCTATAAGCGGCGTTTGGGGGAAATGGAGAGGGAACTCCGCTTTGCTTGGCAACCGCACCCACGGATAGTTG CTGACCGAGCGGATGATGTTGTGCCACTCGAGAACGAAGCCGATCCGGTGCCCATGGAAGGGATTGATGCGCTACGATCGGTATGCCAAAACAGCGGAGAGGAAAGTGACTCGGATGAGATGTATGTCGAAGAGGCAACGTCAGATGCTCCGTACGGGGACCTTTCGTTCGAGGATGGGTTGAAGATGTGGGCTTTGCAAAGTGGGCTAACTCATCGCAGTTTGAACTCTTTGCTGGATCATTTGCGACAGCATAATTTCCAAGTGCCCCATGATGCACGGGCGTTCTTGAGTACACCAGCGCCTACAGCACCGGAAATAGTGCTAACGTCAATCGCAGGTGGGCAGCTGTGGTACCAGGGTATTGAAAAATGCCTGCTATCATATTTTCG CAATGTTCAGCCAATTCAGGAAGGATTTGAGTTGGACTTTTTTGTGGACGGCCTGCCACTGCGTAAAAATAGTCGGAGTCAATTTTGGCCGATCCTCATGAAGATTCATAACGAGCCGAATACTCCGGTGATGACAGTTGCGATGTTCTGTGGCGAATCACAACCGGTATTCGTCGAAGAGTTTTTACGGCCGTTTGTGGACGACATGAACAAGCTGCATAGGACAAAAGTGATCATAGGAGCTCGCGCTTACTGGGTGTGCCCGCGTTCGATTATAGCAGATGTTCCAGCGCGTGCATTTATTTCAG GTGTTGAATCGCGCAATGCCTATAGTGCCTGTATGAAGTGCACAATCGAAGGGGAAATGGAACAACAGCGAATATTTTTCCGATATGATGCAGAGCGCCAGTCACGAAATCATAAAGATTTTTGTGAAGATAAATATCCGACCCATGTGATCAATCCTACGCCCCTTACTACAATGGATCGCTGTGACATCATACGCGATTTGATTGCGGCCGAAGATGTGCAACTCATCTATAAGGGTGTTGAGGCGAAATTAATGCACTTGTGGATGGAAGGGTTTCCTGGCGTACAGTGCAAGTTAACACCACAGCAACAACGTGAAGTGTCGGCGCACTTGCGACTGTTGAAGCTTCCTTCAGACTTTCAGCATAAACTGCGCGACCTTCGGTACGTTCCACTGTGGAAAGCTTCAGAGTACAGAATGTTTCTGTTGGTTGCTGGTTTCGTGGTTCTAAAGGGCAGACTTAACGAGGCAGCGTACCAACACtttatgttgttgttcttgGCGGTTACTTTCCTGTCCACCTCGTACCATCGCGAAAAATGGGCAATGGCTGATGATTTATTGCATAGGTTTGTGGCAGCTTATGGAAACGTGTACAGCCCAGTACTATTAGACAGCAACGTGCATAATTTGCTGCACATTCATGACGATGTTTGCAGATTCGATGCGTTAAATACTATATCGGCTTCTGTTTTTCAAGCATTCCTGCTCGACCTGAAAAAGTTGATGCGTTCCGGGAGGTGTAACCTAGTGCAAGCGGTTCATCGTGTGCTGGAACTGCAACAGGTGCATTTTGCCAAGTACGAAAGTAGCCCGGCAGATGAGCAAACAGTGCGTATGGTTGGTGCTGACACCGTAGCGACCGTACGGCAGGGCTTCATTCTACGAAAAAAATTTCGCGACCAATGGTGTATGACCAACTTGGGTGAAGTGATCAGGTACGAAACGGCCACAAAAACAGAAGGAACCGTCATCGTGCAAGGGTACACGTTCTCCAAGCAAATGATTGCCTTTACAGAACCTTACCTCTCGACTGAGGCAAATATTTATTCGGCTAACATGGCCGATTTGGATACAATCGTGCTGCAATCTTTCCCCACCAGTACTTTAATGTGCAAATTGGCTGcagtggaaatggaaaatgaagGGGAATTCATGTTTGTGCCGTTGCTGCATACTTATATTGTTCACAAATAA
- the LOC121590990 gene encoding uncharacterized protein LOC121590990 isoform X1, protein MASNQDTPCVTVYHAASRAYKRRLGEMERELRFAWQPHPRIVGLLRPYLADRADDVVPLENEADPVPMEGIDALRSVCQNSGEESDSDEMYVEEATSDAPYGDLSFEDGLKMWALQSGLTHRSLNSLLDHLRQHNFQVPHDARAFLSTPAPTAPEIVLTSIAGGQLWYQGIEKCLLSYFRNVQPIQEGFELDFFVDGLPLRKNSRSQFWPILMKIHNEPNTPVMTVAMFCGESQPVFVEEFLRPFVDDMNKLHRTKVIIGARAYWVCPRSIIADVPARAFISGVESRNAYSACMKCTIEGEMEQQRIFFRYDAERQSRNHKDFCEDKYPTHVINPTPLTTMDRCDIIRDLIAAEDVQLIYKGVEAKLMHLWMEGFPGVQCKLTPQQQREVSAHLRLLKLPSDFQHKLRDLRYVPLWKASEYRMFLLVAGFVVLKGRLNEAAYQHFMLLFLAVTFLSTSYHREKWAMADDLLHRFVAAYGNVYSPVLLDSNVHNLLHIHDDVCRFDALNTISASVFQAFLLDLKKLMRSGRCNLVQAVHRVLELQQVHFAKYESSPADEQTVRMVGADTVATVRQGFILRKKFRDQWCMTNLGEVIRYETATKTEGTVIVQGYTFSKQMIAFTEPYLSTEANIYSANMADLDTIVLQSFPTSTLMCKLAAVEMENEGEFMFVPLLHTYIVHK, encoded by the exons ATGGCTTCCAACCAAGACACGCCTTGTGTCACGGTGTACCACGCAGCTTCCCGGGCCTATAAGCGGCGTTTGGGGGAAATGGAGAGGGAACTCCGCTTTGCTTGGCAACCGCACCCACGGATAGTTG GGCTCCTGCGACCATATTTAGCTGACCGAGCGGATGATGTTGTGCCACTCGAGAACGAAGCCGATCCGGTGCCCATGGAAGGGATTGATGCGCTACGATCGGTATGCCAAAACAGCGGAGAGGAAAGTGACTCGGATGAGATGTATGTCGAAGAGGCAACGTCAGATGCTCCGTACGGGGACCTTTCGTTCGAGGATGGGTTGAAGATGTGGGCTTTGCAAAGTGGGCTAACTCATCGCAGTTTGAACTCTTTGCTGGATCATTTGCGACAGCATAATTTCCAAGTGCCCCATGATGCACGGGCGTTCTTGAGTACACCAGCGCCTACAGCACCGGAAATAGTGCTAACGTCAATCGCAGGTGGGCAGCTGTGGTACCAGGGTATTGAAAAATGCCTGCTATCATATTTTCG CAATGTTCAGCCAATTCAGGAAGGATTTGAGTTGGACTTTTTTGTGGACGGCCTGCCACTGCGTAAAAATAGTCGGAGTCAATTTTGGCCGATCCTCATGAAGATTCATAACGAGCCGAATACTCCGGTGATGACAGTTGCGATGTTCTGTGGCGAATCACAACCGGTATTCGTCGAAGAGTTTTTACGGCCGTTTGTGGACGACATGAACAAGCTGCATAGGACAAAAGTGATCATAGGAGCTCGCGCTTACTGGGTGTGCCCGCGTTCGATTATAGCAGATGTTCCAGCGCGTGCATTTATTTCAG GTGTTGAATCGCGCAATGCCTATAGTGCCTGTATGAAGTGCACAATCGAAGGGGAAATGGAACAACAGCGAATATTTTTCCGATATGATGCAGAGCGCCAGTCACGAAATCATAAAGATTTTTGTGAAGATAAATATCCGACCCATGTGATCAATCCTACGCCCCTTACTACAATGGATCGCTGTGACATCATACGCGATTTGATTGCGGCCGAAGATGTGCAACTCATCTATAAGGGTGTTGAGGCGAAATTAATGCACTTGTGGATGGAAGGGTTTCCTGGCGTACAGTGCAAGTTAACACCACAGCAACAACGTGAAGTGTCGGCGCACTTGCGACTGTTGAAGCTTCCTTCAGACTTTCAGCATAAACTGCGCGACCTTCGGTACGTTCCACTGTGGAAAGCTTCAGAGTACAGAATGTTTCTGTTGGTTGCTGGTTTCGTGGTTCTAAAGGGCAGACTTAACGAGGCAGCGTACCAACACtttatgttgttgttcttgGCGGTTACTTTCCTGTCCACCTCGTACCATCGCGAAAAATGGGCAATGGCTGATGATTTATTGCATAGGTTTGTGGCAGCTTATGGAAACGTGTACAGCCCAGTACTATTAGACAGCAACGTGCATAATTTGCTGCACATTCATGACGATGTTTGCAGATTCGATGCGTTAAATACTATATCGGCTTCTGTTTTTCAAGCATTCCTGCTCGACCTGAAAAAGTTGATGCGTTCCGGGAGGTGTAACCTAGTGCAAGCGGTTCATCGTGTGCTGGAACTGCAACAGGTGCATTTTGCCAAGTACGAAAGTAGCCCGGCAGATGAGCAAACAGTGCGTATGGTTGGTGCTGACACCGTAGCGACCGTACGGCAGGGCTTCATTCTACGAAAAAAATTTCGCGACCAATGGTGTATGACCAACTTGGGTGAAGTGATCAGGTACGAAACGGCCACAAAAACAGAAGGAACCGTCATCGTGCAAGGGTACACGTTCTCCAAGCAAATGATTGCCTTTACAGAACCTTACCTCTCGACTGAGGCAAATATTTATTCGGCTAACATGGCCGATTTGGATACAATCGTGCTGCAATCTTTCCCCACCAGTACTTTAATGTGCAAATTGGCTGcagtggaaatggaaaatgaagGGGAATTCATGTTTGTGCCGTTGCTGCATACTTATATTGTTCACAAATAA
- the LOC121590992 gene encoding uncharacterized protein LOC121590992 produces MNYLATNLLIESLTLNLASYKPGLKNIDTFTMNQIEKLMKKLELFLATSNLVQCEEDELQRDKIMMSFYQQPDTVRCRHCNESFSENVASTQHIQNNEGNEQKPKLKAISVNNPVAEQKTELIEIPVNDPEKRLKTEIVEISLNVPQTKPIGNDPKDNLANDRKKIQIVNHINANTEISAKKGCGICDADLRTIEPQIETI; encoded by the exons ATG AACTATTTAGCAACTAACTTATTGATCGAATCTCTAACGCTCAATCTGGCGTCCTACAAACCGGGTCTCAAAAACATCGACACTTTTACCATGAACCAGATAGAAAAGCTGATGAAAAAACTGGAACTATTCTTAGCCACTAGCAATCTTGTTCAATGCGAAGAAGATGAATTGCAAAGGGATAAGATTATGATGAGTTTTTATCAGCAACCGGATACTGTACGTTGCCGGCATTGTAATGAAAGCTTCTCCGAAAATGTAGCATCAACGCAGCACATCCAAAACAATGAAGGAAACGAGCAAAAACCCAAACTCAAAGCAATTTCCGTGAACAATCCGGTAGCGGAGCAGAAAACCGAACTCATAGAAATCCCTGTGAACGATCCTGAAAAGAGACTGAAAACCGAAATCGTAGAAATCTCCCTGAACGTTCCTCAGACGAAACCAATAGGCAATGATCCCAAAGACAATCTTGCAAATGATCGCAAAAAAATACAGATCGTTAACCATATCAATGCTAACACTGAGATTAGTGCTAAAAAGGGATGCGGGATTTGCGACGCCGACCTTAGAACAATTGAACCACAAATCGAAACCATTTGA
- the LOC121590036 gene encoding NADPH oxidase 4-like isoform X1 — MERVNKIYHSSRNFMFKYIIALLWTGFNFVVFCKAFSNYHHDVEYYYLSRILGNGLCVSRGTAPVLNVTMALITLPTCKTFNLLLHKLFGRCSTRLLVHYLQKTKVLHLILGCSLLIVAIVHSVAHFVNIVNFIDNYDERYREINWANGPDDNVLRLLFATPTGFSGCIMLLTLAAMAYLARRSMRDRFYNSFFTSHHLFLVFYGMMFYHPLSNIIKHQTNVDKHKIMCDLVDNVTLHSNEDLLVLCEEPPQFSAGAKRAWIWPLVGLAIYLADISFRYLTSHSERYRVTTVQTYAMAGHAIHLRLQFCCKEMVKILPGQYILLQCPAISTLEWHPFTITELPIEGRNDITLTIKVRGDWTEELYDRIVQREQCKRNLGGVDPYRRIEFLLDGPYPSVMSNMLDCKRILFVGAGVGITPFVTIMRLLLSSNVDQPARVHLVWIARNLETFLWFSDEIARLQEKFWSQNKPDRFWVKLYWTQNYDEHLLAECFGDMPSIKSRMHRGRPNWNDVFIDLVTLYPKKSVSVFSCGPKELTKEIRLKCKEYSKHGCKLSYFHEGFG, encoded by the exons ATGGAGCGTGTGAACAAAATATATCACTCATCCAGGAACTTTATGTTCAAATACATCATAGCG CTTCTATGGACAGGGTTCAATTTTGTCGTTTTCTGTAAGGCATTCAGCAACTACCATCACGATGTGGAGTACTACTATCTCAGCCGAATACTTGGG AACGGGCTATGTGTTTCGCGTGGAACCGCTCCGGTACTTAACGTGACTATGGCCCTAATAACACTGCCCACGTGCAAGACATTTAATTTGCTTCTGCACAAGCTGTTTGGCCGATGCTCTACCCGACTATTGGTACACTATCTCCAGAAGACTAAGGTTCTGCATCTGATATTGGGATGTAGTTTGCTGATCGTTGCGA TTGTACATAGTGTGGCACATTTTGTGAACATCGTCAACTTTATTGACAATTACGACGAACGCTATCGGGAAATAAATTGGGCAAATGGACCAGATGAC AACGTCCTTCGGTTGCTGTTTGCTACACCGACCGGGTTTTCGGGCTGCATCATGCTGCTTACGCTGGCGGCAATGGCGTACCTAGCTCGTCGATCGATGCGCGATCGTTTCTACAACAGTTTCTTCACCTCACACCATCTGTTTCTCGTATTTTACGGGATGATGTTCTACCATCCGCTAAG TAACATCATCAAGCATCAAACGAATGTCGACAAGCATAAGATCATGTGTGATCTGGTCGATAATGTAACGCTGCACAGCAACGAAGACTTGCTGGTACTGTGCGAGGAACCGCCTCAATTTTCGGCCGGTGCAAAACGTGCATGGATTTGGCCGTTGGTGGGCTTAGCGATCTATCTGGCCGATATCTCCTTTCGCTACCTTACATCTCATTCGGAGCGCTACCGTGTTACAACGGTGCAGACGTACGCAATGGCAGGACATGCAATACACCTTCGGTTACAGTTTTGTTGCAAGGAAATGGTCAAAATTCTTCCCGGCCAGTACATACTGCTGCAGTGTCCAGCAATTTCCACCCTCGAATGGCATCCATTTACGATAACGGAG CTTCCCATTGAGGGACGTAATGATATTACGCTCACGATCAAGGTGCGAGGAGACTGGACGGAGGAGCTATATGATCGGATCGTGCAGAGGGAACAGTGCAAGCGCAATCTTGGTGGTGTTGATCCGTACCGAAGGATTGAGTTCTTGTTGGATGGACCGTACCCGTCCGTCATGAGCAATATGCTCGATTGCAAGAGAATTTTATttgtcggtgctggtgttggCATTACACCTTTTGTAACAATCATGCGATTGCTGTT AAGCTCCAATGTCGATCAACCGGCCAGGGTGCATCTGGTTTGGATTGCACGTAATTTGGAAACGTTTCTGTGGTTTTCAGACGAGATCGCACGTTTGCAGGAGAAG TTCTGGAGCCAAAACAAACCGGACCGCTTCTGGGTGAAGCTGTACTGGACGCAAAACTACGACGAACATCTGCTGGCGGAATGTTTTGGCGACATGCCTTCGATCAAATCGCGCATGCACCGGGGACGCCCGAACTGGAACGATGTATTTATCGATCTGGTCACACTCTATCCCAA AAAATCGGTGTCCGTTTTTAGCTGCGGACCAAAGGAACTGACTAAGGAAATTCGTCTAAAGTGCAAGGAGTACAGCAAGCATGGCTGTAAGCTAAGCTACTTCCACGAAGGGTTCGGATAA
- the LOC121590036 gene encoding NADPH oxidase 4-like isoform X2, whose protein sequence is MERVNKIYHSSRNFMFKYIIANGLCVSRGTAPVLNVTMALITLPTCKTFNLLLHKLFGRCSTRLLVHYLQKTKVLHLILGCSLLIVAIVHSVAHFVNIVNFIDNYDERYREINWANGPDDNVLRLLFATPTGFSGCIMLLTLAAMAYLARRSMRDRFYNSFFTSHHLFLVFYGMMFYHPLSNIIKHQTNVDKHKIMCDLVDNVTLHSNEDLLVLCEEPPQFSAGAKRAWIWPLVGLAIYLADISFRYLTSHSERYRVTTVQTYAMAGHAIHLRLQFCCKEMVKILPGQYILLQCPAISTLEWHPFTITELPIEGRNDITLTIKVRGDWTEELYDRIVQREQCKRNLGGVDPYRRIEFLLDGPYPSVMSNMLDCKRILFVGAGVGITPFVTIMRLLLSSNVDQPARVHLVWIARNLETFLWFSDEIARLQEKFWSQNKPDRFWVKLYWTQNYDEHLLAECFGDMPSIKSRMHRGRPNWNDVFIDLVTLYPKKSVSVFSCGPKELTKEIRLKCKEYSKHGCKLSYFHEGFG, encoded by the exons ATGGAGCGTGTGAACAAAATATATCACTCATCCAGGAACTTTATGTTCAAATACATCATAGCG AACGGGCTATGTGTTTCGCGTGGAACCGCTCCGGTACTTAACGTGACTATGGCCCTAATAACACTGCCCACGTGCAAGACATTTAATTTGCTTCTGCACAAGCTGTTTGGCCGATGCTCTACCCGACTATTGGTACACTATCTCCAGAAGACTAAGGTTCTGCATCTGATATTGGGATGTAGTTTGCTGATCGTTGCGA TTGTACATAGTGTGGCACATTTTGTGAACATCGTCAACTTTATTGACAATTACGACGAACGCTATCGGGAAATAAATTGGGCAAATGGACCAGATGAC AACGTCCTTCGGTTGCTGTTTGCTACACCGACCGGGTTTTCGGGCTGCATCATGCTGCTTACGCTGGCGGCAATGGCGTACCTAGCTCGTCGATCGATGCGCGATCGTTTCTACAACAGTTTCTTCACCTCACACCATCTGTTTCTCGTATTTTACGGGATGATGTTCTACCATCCGCTAAG TAACATCATCAAGCATCAAACGAATGTCGACAAGCATAAGATCATGTGTGATCTGGTCGATAATGTAACGCTGCACAGCAACGAAGACTTGCTGGTACTGTGCGAGGAACCGCCTCAATTTTCGGCCGGTGCAAAACGTGCATGGATTTGGCCGTTGGTGGGCTTAGCGATCTATCTGGCCGATATCTCCTTTCGCTACCTTACATCTCATTCGGAGCGCTACCGTGTTACAACGGTGCAGACGTACGCAATGGCAGGACATGCAATACACCTTCGGTTACAGTTTTGTTGCAAGGAAATGGTCAAAATTCTTCCCGGCCAGTACATACTGCTGCAGTGTCCAGCAATTTCCACCCTCGAATGGCATCCATTTACGATAACGGAG CTTCCCATTGAGGGACGTAATGATATTACGCTCACGATCAAGGTGCGAGGAGACTGGACGGAGGAGCTATATGATCGGATCGTGCAGAGGGAACAGTGCAAGCGCAATCTTGGTGGTGTTGATCCGTACCGAAGGATTGAGTTCTTGTTGGATGGACCGTACCCGTCCGTCATGAGCAATATGCTCGATTGCAAGAGAATTTTATttgtcggtgctggtgttggCATTACACCTTTTGTAACAATCATGCGATTGCTGTT AAGCTCCAATGTCGATCAACCGGCCAGGGTGCATCTGGTTTGGATTGCACGTAATTTGGAAACGTTTCTGTGGTTTTCAGACGAGATCGCACGTTTGCAGGAGAAG TTCTGGAGCCAAAACAAACCGGACCGCTTCTGGGTGAAGCTGTACTGGACGCAAAACTACGACGAACATCTGCTGGCGGAATGTTTTGGCGACATGCCTTCGATCAAATCGCGCATGCACCGGGGACGCCCGAACTGGAACGATGTATTTATCGATCTGGTCACACTCTATCCCAA AAAATCGGTGTCCGTTTTTAGCTGCGGACCAAAGGAACTGACTAAGGAAATTCGTCTAAAGTGCAAGGAGTACAGCAAGCATGGCTGTAAGCTAAGCTACTTCCACGAAGGGTTCGGATAA
- the LOC121590037 gene encoding uncharacterized protein LOC121590037, translated as MLTLKYLSIRPYFETAQEAIEWDKLQKMIATVKQFHDDFDRIVLHKDIYRTFYYYYLQEIRFRIIDILMNFAIIEWCEPKPAIVATDPYGFPMPEPAKKSKRRKDDEPAEIPDYTIRVKCYKEKFPLVCCDDQFRTLAALRLHYYAVHDKTYLLPATRCEMKAAMLRMVVFRGQLDEWIASGIASNNGLCFYLTKLLRRIISIIRY; from the exons ATGTTGACGCTTAAGTATCTCTCCATAAGACCGTACTTCGAGACGGCCCAGGAAGCAATCGAATGGGATAAG CTCCAAAAAATGATTGCAACTGTGAAACAATTTCACGACGATTTCGATCGCATCGTACTGCACAAGGACATCTACCGTACCTTCTATTACTACTACCTACAAGAGATTCGCTTTCGTattattgatattttgatGAACTTTGCCATAATCGAGTGGTGTGAACCGAAGCCAGCAATCGTCGCTACCGATCCGTATGGTTTTCCGATGCCCGAACCGGCAAAGAAGAGCAAACGGCGAAAGGACGACGAACCGGCAGAAATCCCAGACTATACGATACGCGTGAAGTGCTACAAGGAGAAGTTTCCGTTGGTTTGCTGTGACGATCAGTTCCGTACACTGGCTGCACTGAGACTGCACTACTACGCGGTACACGACAAGACGTACCTCTTGCCTGCCACCAGGTGTGAG ATGAAAGCGGCTATGTTGCGGATGGTTGTTTTTCGCGGACAGCTGGATGAATGGATCGCATCGGGTATTGCGTCCAATAATGGTTTGTGCTTTTATTTAACGAAACTGTTGCGCAGAATCATCTCTATTATACGGTATTAG
- the LOC121590039 gene encoding uncharacterized protein LOC121590039 yields the protein MKADKPDTTPWDQLEQLVKETRNFLAEYDDIVLHKELYRTLFMYHLTYLRDEVIQLMKKFTTLPKDVAEEKEIDCCGVMYHDKDAFKQHYEAAHNKKVLQSASMCELKMSLTKISFFERHLQDYILGGSVSSCELLLNLRRILRRLDHTLEF from the exons ATGAAGGCGGACAAACCAGACACAACCCCCTGGGATCAG TTGGAGCAGCTGGTAAAGGAAACGCGCAACTTCCTCGCCGAGTACGACGACATTGTGCTGCACAAAGAGCTCTACCGTACGCTGTTCATGTATCACCTGACTTATTTACGGGATGAGGTGATACAGTTGATGAAAAAATTTACCACATTACCGAAAGACGTTGCCGAGGAGAAGGAAATTGACTGCTGTGGG GTAATGTACCATGATAAAGATGCCTTCAAACAACACTACGAGGCAGCTCACAATAAGAAAGTTCTCCAGTCTGCTTCCATGTGTGAG CTGAAAATGTCTCTGACAAAAATTTCATTCTTCGAGCGACACCTGCAAGACTACATACTGGGAGGATCCGTTTCGAGCTGTGAGCTTTTGCTGAACTTGCGACGAATATTGAGACGGTTGGATCATACGTTAGAGTTTTAA